The stretch of DNA aatcatcttcttgatatgccacacctgtcaggtggattggattatcttggcaaaggagacatgctcattagcagggatgtaaacaaatttgcgtacaacattttggggatattttatttcagctatgaaacatggcaccaacactttaaatgttgtgtttatatattgtTTTCAATGTAGAAACAATAAGACATAAATTAATTACAAGAGCAATTTGGTGTTAATAAGCTACATCTCAGTCTTACTTGAACAGGAGAAAACTGTGTTTTATCAACCTACCTCTGTTTGATAGGGGATGTATCCAGTATAGGCCAACACAAAGGTGCAAAACTGGTTGAAGTCTTCCACAGTGCGTTTTCTCTTTCTCTGCGGAAAAAACAAACCTTGTTATTATAGACCATTAATAACCACATAACATGTGCAGAGTCCCTCCAATCCATGCAACTGGCCCGTAGTGCCAGGTAGGCAGAGTGGGCACATTTGAGACCATTCCATTGGGACCATTCCATTGAGAGCAAACTGTCTACTCGGTGCACCCAGCGAGCTGAAACAAACGCACCTAAGTGCAATAGTAAACTGCCGTGAGCCAAAGCGCGGGAGGCAGTCACACCGACCAACCAACCAGTTGTAGGCTAGCCTACACTTCGTTTGGTCGACAACATCAAGATAGTTAAGTAACAGACAAACCCGCTGTGTGAAAGCAGGCATCATAGTAATGATACAACGATTGCCAACTGATTTAGAACATCAGGGCCCACGCCTTTTGAAATGTAAACGTTAATTACCTGGATAGATGGTGGGCTCTTAGCTTGATCGGTTAAATAATTACTGTTTGTGGTATAGTTTAAGCTAATTTATGCAAATGTTTATAGCTAATCAagattttgttacattaaatgAGGATAGCCTGAACATTATAAAGTTGGTTTGGCGTGTCTAGCTTGAAAGGTTCAAGAGTTGCTGTTGGTGAGTTATTTTATGCTAATTTAGATATTTATGTAGCTATAGTtgataaagattttaaagaattTTAAATTAGGATAGCCTGAACATTTTAAAGTTGGTCTTATAGCTTAATTGGCAAAGGAGCAGGACCATTTTGAATAGCTACCTCTTAGGTCCTATGGTTCTCATTCAAACCCATGTTAATTTATGCAAATCTTAAAATGGTTATAGGTGAAAAAGTATCAATATGAAACTAAACAAATAATATGTTTAGGAAGGTCATACAAAACATGATGCATttatttcaaaagaacagaatagtATGTTTTGAGTTGTATTTAGCTGTGCTTTATAGCAGAGGCTATGAAATCAACTTTTTATATTCCCTTGCCCTACCACAGTCAACACAAATTTTACAGTCAAAATGTAATGGAAACAAGAAAGGATATTTATTGCTGATTGTCGCCAGTACTCACATGAGGAACGCAACGGTATGGAGCCTCAGTCTAGGAAAAAGTCATACTTTGTCTGTTTCAATCTGCACCATTTGTAGAGTTGTTTGGCAAAAATAGGTTAATTAAAAACCTTGAAATCTGCCCTTTCCGACAGGGTATAGCAATCAAAATGACTGACCTGCATGGACCTCTGTAGACTGAAATGGAAGTGCTATTTCGTAAGCCCCGGTCCCTTTTCCAATGCGCTGGTGCACTTGTCATCAGCCTCTTCATAATCAATTGATAacattgtcacccatcagactattggcaatttaatatttattattataatatttcaAATTAGTTTCaatatagtttaggtgtagtttggaCGGGCTAGATGGGCAGTCAACTGTTGTCTTAGACTGTAAATACTAAAATAAGATTATAGTGTATTTTCTGACTATGCACTTTTGGATCAATCAATACATTTGTCTAATTACAATTTACATTTGGTGTCCTGAGGTTTCTTGTGACCCATTTTAACAAAATAAATGCATTCATTTAGCAATGTATTGTTTATTATGGAATATTTACACAATTGAAATAACAACTGACTCGAGACCATTCTAGTAGTTATGGATTTCCGGAGCGCTGACtgttaatatttttattttattttaataggcaagtcagttaacttggggattcgatctcgcAACCTTTTGGTTTACCAccaggctaccttccgccccttAGCAGTTTAAGCGCTAGAGCGAGtggaataataataacaatatgatATATAAGACACCTAGAGTTGTGCTTTGAAACAACCCACAACTTTAGGCTAAGATTGTCAAAATAAACTTTCAAACGGCCTGGCACCGGAAAGACAAAATGGACAGCCCTTCAAAAACGTGAAGCCAAATAGCCTACAACGCATGAAAAATGTACCCTAGCCCAAGAAAGTCTCGCGAATATTGCATAGACCTGTGTTGATATACATAGGCTATTGCAACACTGTCGCAACTCGATTTTGACATTATGTAGAACTTAATAGCAACATTGTATCGAGTGTGTAAAGCCGGGGCTaatgggggaggggaggaaacGAGGGCTGAAAGACTGTAGGTGCACCTAGAACAGAAACACTGACAACGATGCCGGTCTCGATAGTTTCTCGGCGCGCCAAAGGTAGGCTAGTCGTCATTTCAACAAGACAACTGTTCGTGTATAGGCTGGCTAGCCGTAATGTCATGATCATCCCATCCGGGATTTGACAgtcaggagaagaaaaaaaaaatcaactTCATGTCTGTCTCTACACCGGGGTCGCCTGCATAGGAAGTGATCGACGCATAACGAGACAAACACTGTTCCCAAAATCAATCAAATAATCCTCTACTGTCCTTAAGTAATTGTATCTAAAGATGGCGACGAAGATGTAATTTCATCGTAACATGATTGCTGGGCGGTCACCAGAGAAACATGACAGTGGGTTAGACTGTTGAAGTAAGCTTGTAACATGTAACCTTCGCTTCTCCAAATAGTTTCTCTAAATTAGAGAGCTTGATCAGATGGCATCCTAGTCTACTCAAGGATACATTTTTGCAATTGCAAATCAATGAGCGGAGTGCCAAATATTTCAGCGACACAATAGAATTCCTCCTGACATGGCTTCTGTAGTCTAGCCTAGGCTAAACACACTCGATGCTGCGCAGGAAAAAAACAAGTTGTCAACGTTTTCTGGACACCCAATAAACTAGGTCACGTTTCACACGAAATGCAAATAAAAGAGCATCCATCATCGTCGATGCTTTTTTCACTGACCATCATTTAAAGGTGTTTGATTCATTAGGCTACGCGGAAAGAACGTTGTCGTATCCAAGTCGCGCGCCCTGGACACGCCACAACAAGCTTGCAACCTACACGGAAACTTGTTTGTTCTTACCACTTTGGAAAACATTTAACAATGTAGGCTAATAAACCATACATACCTGGGTTAACATTGTTGTATGTCTCTAAATCAAATGCAAACAAAATGCTGAGGGTGAGGTCTTGTCCTCCTTGCTCTgctgtagccttgtcctgatgatTTTCAATCGACGAAATTGGTTATTTTAGGAAAACAAATCTCGATGTTTTACTTACAGCAACACGTTCGTTACAACAGACAACATTCAGCTACTAGACATTCTATCATTGTCAGCAACGATGTTGTTTGATTCACAAAATGTTTAATGATAAACCATGGAACAGTAGTCCTAGAATGAAGACAGAGCGAAAATGTACTGTTCTTTGGTAGTCTCTCTACAAACAATTGTCTTTGTCGCTGCCGCGCAAGCTGTCCTATGATATAAAAAGCAACGAAAAGTACACTGACTCCTGAAGGTGGGAGATCCGCGAAACGATCACATTCTATTAGTGACATCAGTCCACGGAGCAGGACAGGACCGCTTTAACTCAAAAGAGGAGGGTAACTCCCGTTTCGTAGATGGTTGAACGAATACTATCTAAAATAACTATTGGAGTATAAGAAATATGCGATATAAATTGTAGCACAATATTATAACACATTTGCATGACGCAACTAAAAACAAAAAACCTACTACATATAGCGTATCATTTGTGGAACACCCCTTTCCAGTCAGATAGTTGAGTCCGTCATCTAGTAAGACGCTGAACAGGAGGATATATTATCATATCTCCCGCGAAAAGTCGGCAACTGTTCATGGAGCACAGGTGCCCTCATTCAATTTGAACTGATTTGAAGTTGCATGTTTTTAACTTTGAGAAAGTCACTATGTGAGCCATGTAAAATAGTTAGCCTTCTGCGCAAGTATTtacaaatatttcaaaaataCAACATGGTGTTTGGCTAGACAAGCCTACTCTGGCACAAAAACATTCCATAGTCTACCAGTAGAGGGTGTTGTAACACTTGTTACCTGGGACAGTAGGCTCTCACTGTCTCACTTTTAAATAGTGAAGGCAGGCCTAGCCCACTTACACTGAAAATAAAGACAGAGTTCTTTAATAGATACCATTCTAGAGTTATTTAATAGATCCTGCCCGCAATAGATGACATGTCAACTGCCTTGGTCAGGTGATCAGACATGTCCAGAAACAACCAAGGCAAGTCAGTGGGTCAGAAGACTCAGAAACCTCTACTGTTACTTTGAACCCAAATAGCATTCTTGAGAAtagaaaatgttttaaataaatacactgctcaaaaaaataaagggaacacttaaacaacacaatgtaactccaagtcaatcacacttctgtgaaatcaaactgtccacttaggaagcaacactgattgacaatacatttcacatgctgttgtgcaaatggaatagacaacaggtggaaattataggcaattagcaagacaaccccaataaaggagtggttctgcaggtggggaccacagacaacttctcagttcctatgcttcctggctgatgttttggtcacttttgaatgctggcggtgctttcactctagtagtAGCATGAGACGgcgtctacaacccacacaagtggctcaggtagtgcagctcatccaggatggcacatcaatgcgagctgtggcaagaaggtttgctgtgtctgtcaacgtagtgtccagagcatggaggcgctaccaggagacaggccagtacatcaggagacgtggaggaggccgtaggagggcaacaacccagcagcaggaccgctacctccgcctttgtgcaaggaggagcactgccagagccctgcaaaatgacctccagcaggccacaaatgtgcatgtgtctgctcaaacggtcagaaacagattccatgagggtggtatgagggcccgacgtccacaggtgggggtcaCATAGGAGTAGTGTTGACGGACACAGCCTTGACCAAGGTGCCATGGAAAAACTGACCAAACTCTGCCACCAGGTGGTTCTACTGGTCAGAGACGACATCGTAGCGCAGGAAACAGTCCAGCGAAGGGTTGAAGGAGTCCGATATCGCCACTGATGACCCCAATGTGTAGATGATACAGCCGCACGCACTGGTTTCTGGGTAATATGAGGCCACGGGGAGGGTTAGAGGTATATGTGTGTGGGGGTTTCtgtatttgtgtgcgtgtgtctgtgtgtatttgtgtgtgtgttctttaccTGGGTAGTTGGGTAGTATATAGCTGTGGCAAAGGAATGACGGATTGTCCAGTTGATGACCTTACTGCCATCTCCTCACTGGACACTCTCAGACTGTCCGACCCCATACATACCTCCAGCACACCCACCTGGGAGGACAGGAAGTAGATCAGTATTTCCCACCATTAGTATTTAAAagcaatccaatgcttttaaatccTTCAGGGGGAGTGGACCCATGCACAATTTTACATGGCTCACATGTAGTGACTTTCTCAAAGCTAAAAGGAGTAACTATCTACTTCAGTATTTCCCAatgctggtcctggggacccagaGGGGTGTATTTGTTCTAGCATTAACACACCTGATGCAACTTGATGATGAGTTTATATGTTGATTCAGGTGTGCTAGTGCTAGGGCCCTTTTAATTCAATGAGTCTCAAtaaattatcaaatcaaatcaaatttatttatatagcccttcgtacatcagctgatatctcaaagtgctgtacagaaacccagcctaaaaccccaaacagcaagcaatgcaggtgtagaagcacggtggctaggaaaaactccctagaaaggccaatacctaggaagaaacctagagaggaaccaggctatgtggggtggccagtcctcttctggctgtgccgggtggagattataacagagcatggccaagatgttcaaatgttcataaatgaccagcatggtcgaataataataaggcagaacagttgaaactggagcagcagcacagtcaggtggaagttgaaactggagcagcagcatggccaggtggactggggacagcaaggagtcatcatgtcaggtagtcctggggcatggtcctagggctcaggtcctccgagagagagaaagaaagagagaaggagagaattagagaacgcacacttagattcacacaggacaccgaataggacaggagaagtactccagatataacaaactgaccccagccccccgacacaaactactgcagcataaatactggaggctgagacaggaggggtcaggagacactgtggccccatccgaggacacccccggacagggccaaacaggaagaatataaccccacccactttgccaaagcacagcccccacaccactagagggatatcttcaaccaccaacttaccatcctgagacaaggctgagtatagcccacaaagatctccgccacggcacaacccaaggggggggcgccaacccagacaggatgaccacaacagtgaatcaacccactcaggtgacgcaccccctccagggacagcatgagagagccccagcaagccagtgactcagcccctgtaatagggttagaggcagagaatcccagtggaaagaggggaacaggccaggcagagacagcaagggcggttcgttgctccagagcctttccgttcaccttcccactcctgggccagactacactcaatcatatgacccactgaagagatgagtcttcagtaaagacttaaaggttgagaccgagtttgcgtctctgacatgggtaggcagaccgttccataaaaatggagctctataggagaaagccctgcctccagctgtttgcttagaaattctagggacaattaggaggcctgcgtcttgtgaccgtagcgtacgtgtaggtatgtacggcaggaccaaatcagagagataggtaggagcaagcccatgtaatgctttgtaggttagcagtaaaaccttgaaatcagcccttgctttgacaggaagccagtgtagagaggctagcactggagtaatatgatcaatttttttggttctagtcaggattctagcagccgtatttagcactaactgaagtttatttagtgctttatccgggtagccggaaaatggagcattgcagtagtctaacctagaagtgacaaaagcatggattcatttttctgcatcatttttgacagaaagtttcagatttttgcaatgttacgtagatggaaaaaagctgtcctcgaaatggtcttgatatgttcttcaaaagagagatcagggtccagagtaacgccgaggtccttcacagttttatttgagacgactgtacaaccattaagattaattgtcagattcaacagaagatctctttgtttcttgggacctagaacaagcatctctgttttgtctgagtttaatagtagaaattACAATGGGAACCTATCATAGTGGCTCCTCACCGGCAT from Oncorhynchus kisutch isolate 150728-3 linkage group LG15, Okis_V2, whole genome shotgun sequence encodes:
- the LOC109905902 gene encoding kelch repeat and BTB domain-containing protein 3 → MLFQPISFLQVSVLLIETLELPNCLMLLALTEGYGSTSLFQRATEFVVQNFHAHSMTPDFLDMPVGVLEVCMGSDSLRVSSEEMAVRSSTGQSVIPLPQLYTTQLPRNQCVRLYHLHIGVISGDIGLLQPFAGLFPALRCRL